One genomic segment of Pseudomonadota bacterium includes these proteins:
- a CDS encoding alanine-zipper protein — MKSAILKVAAVAAFTMLAGCQDLKPLQADVENLKQQVSRLTSDLAAAKSSADSANAAAQSASSTASGAQSAANQALAAAQASQSCCDATNEKIDRMFRRSISK, encoded by the coding sequence ATGAAGAGTGCGATTTTAAAGGTTGCTGCCGTTGCAGCGTTCACCATGTTGGCCGGCTGCCAGGACCTCAAGCCTCTGCAAGCCGACGTCGAAAACCTCAAACAGCAGGTGAGCCGTCTCACCTCGGACTTGGCTGCTGCCAAGAGCTCGGCTGATTCGGCCAATGCCGCCGCGCAGTCGGCGTCGTCGACCGCGAGCGGTGCTCAGAGCGCTGCCAACCAGGCGCTGGCCGCCGCGCAAGCCTCGCAGTCCTGCTGCGATGCGACCAACGAGAAGATCGACCGGATGTTCCGTCGCTCCATCTCGAAGTAA
- the imuA gene encoding translesion DNA synthesis-associated protein ImuA — protein sequence MSATDQQLSELLAHPSVWRGRSRAATETLPTGFAALDAGLPGGGWPRHGLVEILTPQPGVGELYLLLPVLAALSRATPARWCTWVSPPHEPFAPALEAQGVALNRMLIVRTPTPLWAHEQALRSGACEMALAWLPRASPRAVRRLQLAAEQGRALGVLFRSQRYAHEASPAMLRVLLDPAIDGTHGARVTLLKSRGGSREPIVLEWSAAAA from the coding sequence ATGTCAGCGACCGATCAACAACTTTCGGAGTTGCTCGCCCACCCGTCGGTGTGGCGCGGGCGGAGCCGCGCGGCGACGGAAACCTTGCCCACCGGTTTCGCGGCGCTCGATGCGGGGTTGCCCGGCGGTGGCTGGCCGCGCCATGGCCTCGTAGAAATACTCACGCCGCAACCCGGCGTCGGCGAGCTCTATCTACTGCTGCCGGTGCTAGCGGCCCTGTCGCGGGCAACCCCTGCGCGCTGGTGCACCTGGGTATCGCCGCCCCACGAGCCTTTCGCGCCGGCGCTCGAAGCGCAGGGCGTGGCGCTCAACCGCATGCTCATCGTGCGCACGCCCACGCCGTTGTGGGCGCACGAGCAGGCGCTGCGTTCGGGTGCCTGCGAGATGGCACTGGCCTGGCTGCCACGCGCCAGTCCACGTGCGGTGCGCCGGCTGCAGCTCGCGGCCGAGCAGGGTCGTGCGCTCGGCGTTTTGTTTCGCAGCCAGCGGTACGCCCACGAGGCTTCGCCTGCCATGTTGCGGGTGCTGCTCGATCCGGCGATCGACGGCACCCACGGCGCGCGCGTGACCCTGCTCAAGAGCCGCGGCGGCAGCCGCGAGCCCATTGTTCTGGAATGGTCCGCGGCGGCGGCGTGA
- a CDS encoding error-prone DNA polymerase, with protein MSAAVPGYAELHCLSNFTFLRGASQAEELVVQARELGYTALAITDECSFAGVVRAHTAVKKIGGGIKLIIGAEFRLECGLRFVALALSRAGYARLSRFITRGRRAAPKGSYALTRADAAELLGEAAVVALWLPTLDPETGGQGEWLAQTFAGRAWIAVELLRDGRDRERLATCRALSAAHGLPLTAAGDVHMHVRERRPLQDALTAVRHGITLREAGERLHPNGERHLRERARLARLYPAELLAETLKIAALASFSLDELRYEYPRELVPTGETAASHLRKLTEEGARKRWPQGIPPDMHTKIDHELELIADLKYESYFLTVHDIVKEARRVHILCQGRGSAANSVVCYSLGVTEVDPSRGQLLMERFISRERNEPPDIDIDFEHDRREEIIQYIYRKYGRDRTALTATVISYRPRSALRDMAKVIGLDAVQAERLSGAMQWWDHAVDEARVREAGFEPDNPQVKRLLYLAGQLLGFPRHLSQHVGGFVISQGPLEELVPIENAAMADRTVIEWDKDDLDDLGLLKVDVLGLGMLSALRRGLDLVRDFRGKSFALADVPKEDPRVYEMISRADTIGVFQVESRAQMSMLPRLKPEKFYDLVIEVAIVRPGPIQGGMVHPYLRRRQKLEEPTYPSDEVKSVLERTLGVPIFQEQVMQLAIVAAGFTPGQADELRRSMAAWKRRGGLGHFEQRLIEGMRARNYDESFARRIFSQIQGFGEYGFPESHAASFALLVYSSAWLKCHEPAAFTCALINSQPMGFYAPAQLVRDARDHGVEVRPISVCASHWDCTLERRADDEPALRLGLRMVKGLSEESAGRICSARASAAFASVQDLTLRAVLERRELEALADAGTLRELAGNRHLTFWQVAGNEQGLPLAPVPLRPEGTPLLAPPTEGQNIAADYRSAGLTLGRHPLALLREQLTAAYIVTSADLRELPHGRVVRVAGIVTARQRPQSASGVMFITLEDETGHINLIVWERVWERARRIANGSRLLEVHGMLQKEGLVTHVVAAKLVDRTAMLGELVTYSRDFR; from the coding sequence ATGAGCGCCGCCGTGCCCGGGTACGCCGAGCTGCATTGCCTGAGCAACTTCACTTTTCTGCGCGGGGCTTCCCAGGCAGAAGAACTGGTGGTTCAGGCCCGGGAACTCGGCTACACCGCGCTCGCCATCACCGACGAATGTTCGTTCGCCGGCGTGGTGCGCGCGCACACCGCCGTCAAGAAGATCGGCGGCGGCATCAAACTCATCATCGGCGCGGAGTTCCGGCTCGAATGCGGGCTGCGCTTCGTGGCGCTGGCGCTCAGCCGGGCCGGTTACGCGCGTTTGTCGCGTTTCATCACGCGCGGCCGGCGCGCGGCGCCGAAAGGCAGCTACGCGCTCACGCGCGCGGATGCCGCGGAGTTGTTAGGCGAGGCGGCGGTGGTGGCGCTCTGGTTGCCCACGCTCGATCCCGAGACAGGCGGGCAGGGCGAATGGCTGGCCCAAACCTTCGCGGGCCGCGCCTGGATCGCGGTGGAGCTGCTGCGCGACGGCCGCGATCGCGAACGGCTCGCCACCTGCAGGGCTTTGAGCGCCGCGCATGGTTTGCCGCTGACCGCCGCCGGCGACGTGCACATGCACGTACGTGAACGGCGCCCGCTGCAGGATGCGCTCACGGCCGTGCGTCACGGCATCACGTTGCGCGAGGCCGGCGAGCGCCTGCATCCCAATGGCGAACGCCACCTGCGCGAGCGGGCGCGGCTCGCGCGGCTCTATCCAGCGGAATTGCTGGCCGAGACGCTGAAAATCGCCGCGCTCGCCAGTTTCTCGCTCGACGAGCTGCGCTACGAATATCCGCGCGAGCTGGTGCCCACGGGCGAAACCGCGGCTTCACATCTGCGCAAGCTCACAGAGGAAGGAGCGCGCAAACGCTGGCCGCAGGGTATTCCGCCGGATATGCACACGAAGATCGACCACGAGCTCGAGCTCATCGCGGACCTCAAGTACGAATCCTATTTCCTCACCGTGCACGACATCGTGAAAGAGGCGCGCCGGGTCCACATCCTCTGCCAGGGACGCGGCTCGGCCGCGAATTCCGTGGTGTGTTATTCGCTCGGCGTCACGGAGGTCGACCCTTCCCGCGGCCAGTTGCTCATGGAGCGCTTCATCTCGCGCGAGCGTAACGAACCGCCCGACATCGACATCGATTTCGAACACGACCGCCGCGAAGAAATCATCCAGTACATCTACCGCAAGTACGGCCGCGACCGCACCGCGTTGACCGCCACCGTCATCAGCTACCGCCCGCGCAGCGCGCTGCGCGACATGGCCAAGGTGATCGGGCTCGATGCGGTGCAGGCGGAACGATTGTCGGGCGCGATGCAGTGGTGGGACCACGCGGTCGACGAGGCACGCGTGCGCGAGGCCGGCTTCGAGCCCGACAACCCGCAGGTGAAACGGCTCCTGTATCTCGCCGGGCAGTTGCTGGGCTTTCCACGACACCTGTCGCAACACGTCGGCGGCTTCGTCATTTCGCAGGGGCCGCTGGAAGAACTCGTGCCCATCGAAAACGCGGCCATGGCGGATCGCACCGTCATCGAATGGGACAAGGACGATCTCGACGATCTCGGCCTGCTCAAGGTCGACGTGCTGGGGCTCGGCATGTTGTCGGCGTTGCGGCGCGGGCTCGATCTCGTGCGCGATTTCCGCGGCAAGTCCTTCGCGCTCGCCGACGTTCCCAAGGAAGACCCGCGCGTCTACGAGATGATCTCGCGCGCCGACACCATCGGCGTGTTCCAGGTCGAATCGCGCGCGCAGATGTCGATGTTGCCGCGGCTGAAGCCCGAGAAGTTCTACGACCTCGTGATCGAAGTCGCCATCGTGCGGCCCGGGCCCATCCAGGGCGGCATGGTGCACCCCTATCTACGCCGGCGGCAGAAGCTCGAGGAGCCCACGTATCCGAGCGACGAGGTGAAGAGTGTGCTGGAACGCACGCTGGGCGTGCCTATCTTCCAGGAGCAGGTCATGCAGCTGGCGATCGTGGCCGCGGGCTTCACGCCCGGCCAGGCCGACGAACTGCGCCGCAGCATGGCCGCGTGGAAGCGGCGTGGCGGTCTCGGCCATTTCGAGCAGCGCCTCATCGAAGGCATGCGCGCGCGCAATTACGACGAGTCCTTCGCGCGCCGGATCTTCAGCCAGATCCAGGGCTTCGGCGAATACGGGTTCCCCGAATCGCACGCGGCGAGTTTCGCGCTGCTGGTGTACAGCTCGGCATGGCTCAAGTGTCACGAGCCTGCGGCCTTCACCTGCGCGTTGATCAACAGCCAGCCCATGGGTTTCTACGCGCCCGCGCAGCTGGTGCGCGACGCGCGCGATCACGGGGTCGAAGTGCGGCCCATCAGCGTCTGCGCCAGCCATTGGGATTGCACGCTCGAGCGCCGCGCCGACGATGAGCCGGCGCTGCGGCTCGGGTTGCGCATGGTCAAGGGTTTGAGCGAGGAGTCCGCCGGACGTATCTGCAGCGCGCGGGCGTCCGCCGCGTTCGCGAGCGTGCAGGACCTCACGCTGCGCGCCGTTCTCGAACGCCGCGAGCTCGAAGCGCTGGCCGATGCCGGCACGCTGCGCGAGCTCGCCGGCAATCGTCATCTGACGTTCTGGCAGGTGGCCGGCAACGAGCAGGGGCTGCCGCTCGCACCCGTGCCACTGCGGCCGGAAGGCACGCCGCTGCTCGCACCACCCACCGAGGGACAGAACATCGCGGCCGACTATCGTTCGGCCGGCCTCACGCTCGGGCGTCATCCGCTGGCTCTGCTGCGTGAGCAATTGACCGCCGCGTATATCGTCACCTCCGCCGATCTGCGCGAGTTGCCGCATGGCCGCGTGGTGCGCGTGGCGGGCATCGTCACGGCGCGCCAGCGCCCGCAGAGCGCCAGTGGCGTCATGTTCATCACGCTCGAGGACGAAACCGGGCACATCAATCTCATCGTGTGGGAGCGCGTATGGGAGCGGGCTCGCCGCATCGCCAATGGCTCGCGGCTGCTCGAGGTGCACGGGATGCTGCAGAAAGAGGGGCTCGTGACCCATGTGGTGGCGGCGAAACTCGTGGATCGCACGGCGATGCTGGGAGAGCTGGTGACGTATTCGCGAGATTTCAGGTAA
- a CDS encoding VOC family protein, with product MLLGLRTGIYRTPDIAAGKLWYMKFLGFPPYFDQPFYVGFNVGGYELGLSPDAAQSSVGCYWGVKDIVAAHARLLELGAEPCTDIQDVGEGIRVADVLDPFGNVLGIIENPNFSLPHENS from the coding sequence ATGTTGTTAGGGTTGCGCACCGGCATTTACCGCACGCCGGACATCGCCGCCGGCAAGCTCTGGTACATGAAATTCCTGGGCTTTCCGCCGTACTTCGATCAGCCGTTCTACGTGGGCTTCAACGTGGGTGGTTATGAGCTGGGCCTCTCGCCGGATGCGGCGCAGTCTTCGGTCGGTTGCTACTGGGGCGTGAAAGACATCGTGGCCGCGCACGCGCGGCTGCTCGAGCTCGGCGCCGAGCCATGTACGGATATCCAGGATGTCGGCGAGGGGATTCGCGTGGCCGACGTGCTCGATCCTTTCGGCAATGTGCTCGGCATCATCGAAAACCCGAATTTCAGTTTGCCCCATGAAAACAGCTAA
- a CDS encoding DNA polymerase Y family protein codes for MWIAVHVAQLPLLALRAGSKDAHTAPLVVVDPEDHHQRIIDADAHAQAAGVRIGMTLGAALAAAPRIEPRPRDAALELALLQRLAGLAAAFTPQVSIEAPDGLLLEIRSSIALFGGVRALCRQLRDACRADPVLAKMQPHFTLAPTALAALAAARAGARCFITDVNVLPARLKPLPLTTLRWPAEQNARLAAMGVRTLGELMRLPRAGFAKRFGVALLADLDRLLGRRADPRRRLVPRERYRGRRDFDHEITDQERILQALSPLLGELEQFLRERQRGITALLCRFHHYRAAPTRCVLRLAAPEANAARLLALLRERLATLALPEPIRRCDLRSGALIEHALTSKPLWSPGERGHAPAGEMPQLIEHLRARLGAAAVYGLARVSDHRPENAWRAEKGTDLFLEKGTDLFIDEVRGDSPTLSSINRSVPFSKNRSVPFSAPRRPLWLLHAPQPLEAQRGRPRRNGPLELLAGPERIESGWWDGADVQRDYYVASDAGGARLWIYRECAGARRWFLQGLFG; via the coding sequence TTGTGGATTGCCGTGCATGTGGCGCAGTTGCCGCTGCTCGCTTTGCGCGCCGGTTCCAAAGACGCGCACACCGCGCCGCTGGTGGTGGTCGACCCCGAAGATCACCACCAACGCATCATCGACGCCGATGCCCACGCACAGGCCGCTGGCGTGCGTATCGGCATGACCCTGGGCGCGGCGCTGGCCGCGGCGCCGCGCATCGAGCCGCGCCCGCGCGACGCGGCGCTCGAACTCGCGCTGCTGCAGCGGCTCGCGGGGCTGGCGGCCGCCTTCACGCCGCAGGTGTCCATCGAGGCGCCGGACGGCCTGCTGCTCGAGATCAGATCCAGCATCGCGCTGTTCGGAGGGGTGCGCGCGCTGTGCCGCCAGTTGCGCGACGCCTGCCGTGCCGATCCGGTGCTGGCGAAAATGCAGCCGCACTTCACGCTGGCGCCGACCGCGTTGGCGGCGCTGGCCGCGGCACGCGCGGGCGCCCGTTGCTTCATCACCGATGTGAACGTGTTGCCCGCGCGGCTCAAACCACTGCCACTCACCACGCTGCGCTGGCCCGCGGAGCAAAACGCGCGCCTCGCCGCGATGGGAGTGCGCACGCTCGGTGAACTGATGCGCCTGCCGCGCGCCGGCTTCGCCAAACGTTTCGGCGTGGCGCTGCTGGCCGACCTCGACCGCCTGCTCGGGCGGCGCGCCGATCCGCGCCGCCGGCTCGTGCCGCGCGAGCGTTATCGCGGGCGGCGCGATTTCGATCACGAGATCACCGATCAGGAGCGCATCCTGCAGGCGCTGTCGCCCTTGTTAGGCGAGCTCGAGCAATTCCTGCGCGAGCGCCAGCGCGGCATCACCGCGTTGTTGTGCCGCTTCCATCATTACCGCGCCGCGCCGACGCGTTGCGTGCTGCGGCTCGCGGCACCCGAGGCCAATGCCGCGCGATTGCTCGCATTGCTGCGCGAGCGTCTCGCCACGCTCGCATTGCCGGAGCCGATACGCCGTTGCGATTTGCGCAGCGGCGCACTCATCGAACACGCCTTGACCAGCAAACCGCTGTGGTCGCCCGGTGAGCGCGGGCACGCCCCGGCGGGCGAAATGCCGCAGCTCATCGAGCATCTGCGCGCCAGGCTCGGCGCGGCGGCGGTGTATGGCCTCGCGCGCGTCTCCGACCATCGTCCCGAGAACGCCTGGCGCGCCGAAAAGGGGACAGATCTATTTTTGGAAAAGGGGACAGATCTATTTATTGACGAGGTGCGAGGTGATTCCCCAACGCTGTCTTCAATAAATAGATCTGTCCCCTTTTCCAAAAATAGATCTGTCCCCTTTTCGGCGCCGCGCCGGCCGCTGTGGCTGCTGCATGCGCCACAACCACTCGAAGCGCAGCGCGGCCGGCCGCGGCGCAACGGGCCGCTCGAGTTGTTAGCGGGTCCCGAACGCATCGAAAGCGGCTGGTGGGATGGCGCCGACGTCCAGCGCGATTACTACGTCGCGAGCGATGCGGGCGGCGCGCGGCTGTGGATCTACCGCGAGTGCGCGGGCGCGCGGAGGTGGTTCCTGCAGGGACTGTTCGGATGA
- the lexA gene encoding transcriptional repressor LexA, with amino-acid sequence MSDLTPRQTEILRLIQRQINETGMPPTRAEIAGELGFKSPNAAEEHLRALARKGVIALVPGASRGIKLMDTMREQMGLPLIGRVAAGRPILAEENIESRLDIDPSIFQPKPHYLLKVVGMSMKDAGILDGDLVAVHRTPEVRNRQIIVARLENEVTVKRYKQEGSVVWLLPENADFEPIRVNIKEDPLIIEGVVVGVLRRGASTRGNGLS; translated from the coding sequence ATGTCCGATCTCACTCCACGCCAGACCGAAATCCTGCGGCTCATCCAGCGCCAAATTAATGAAACCGGCATGCCCCCCACGCGCGCGGAGATCGCCGGCGAGCTGGGCTTCAAGTCGCCCAATGCCGCCGAAGAACATCTGCGGGCGCTCGCGCGCAAGGGCGTCATCGCACTCGTGCCGGGCGCCTCGCGCGGTATCAAGCTCATGGACACCATGCGCGAACAGATGGGCTTGCCGCTCATCGGCCGGGTCGCCGCGGGCCGTCCCATCCTTGCCGAAGAAAACATCGAATCCCGGCTCGACATCGACCCCAGTATCTTTCAGCCCAAGCCGCATTACCTTCTCAAGGTGGTCGGCATGTCGATGAAAGATGCCGGCATCCTCGATGGCGACCTCGTGGCCGTGCATCGAACTCCCGAAGTGCGCAATCGGCAGATCATCGTGGCGCGCCTCGAAAACGAAGTCACCGTCAAGCGTTACAAACAGGAAGGCTCGGTGGTGTGGCTGCTGCCCGAGAACGCGGACTTCGAACCGATCCGCGTCAACATCAAGGAAGACCCGCTCATCATCGAAGGTGTGGTGGTTGGCGTGTTGCGGCGGGGCGCGTCTACACGTGGAAATGGCCTGTCGTGA
- a CDS encoding DUF3224 domain-containing protein, with protein MKTAKGSFEVTVQPLSNAEVSVDVMFGRFLLIKKFSGDLVAEARGQMLSAGTATPGSAGYVAIDQVTGTLEGRAGGFVLQHSGTMNRGAPGLSITVVPDSGTGGLAGIAGTLKINIVDKKHFYEFDYSFI; from the coding sequence ATGAAAACAGCTAAAGGCAGTTTCGAAGTCACGGTGCAGCCGCTGTCGAATGCGGAAGTCTCGGTCGATGTGATGTTCGGGCGTTTTCTGCTCATCAAGAAATTCAGCGGCGATCTGGTCGCGGAGGCGCGCGGGCAGATGTTGTCCGCTGGCACCGCGACGCCGGGCTCCGCGGGTTACGTGGCCATCGACCAGGTCACGGGCACGCTCGAGGGGCGTGCGGGCGGCTTCGTGTTGCAGCACTCGGGCACGATGAATCGCGGTGCGCCCGGTTTGTCGATCACGGTGGTGCCCGATTCCGGTACCGGCGGCCTCGCGGGTATTGCCGGCACCTTGAAGATCAACATCGTTGATAAAAAACATTTCTACGAATTCGATTATTCCTTCATATAA